In the Campylobacter showae genome, one interval contains:
- a CDS encoding type III pantothenate kinase: MTLCDVGNTNATFFENGKITKIKLENFKDFKSDEKIYFISVNDEVTKRLQNLPKFVNLEPYFELDTIYNGLGIDRIASCYAVKNGLIIDAGSAITMDVMMNSMHLGGAIMPGISHVLKTYEAISPRLKISLNSQIDLDALPQKTTDAVSYGVIKPILLLIENMANGSKIYFTGGDGEFLSRFFATSIYDRMLVFRGMQKLIEQKKDILC, from the coding sequence ATGACTCTATGTGACGTAGGCAACACTAACGCCACCTTCTTTGAAAACGGCAAAATCACCAAAATCAAGCTAGAAAATTTTAAAGATTTTAAAAGCGACGAGAAGATTTATTTTATCAGCGTAAACGACGAAGTGACTAAAAGGCTACAAAATTTGCCAAAATTCGTAAATTTGGAGCCGTATTTTGAGCTGGATACTATCTACAACGGCCTAGGTATCGACCGTATCGCTAGCTGCTACGCGGTAAAAAACGGCCTCATCATCGACGCCGGCAGCGCCATAACGATGGACGTGATGATGAACTCGATGCATCTTGGCGGCGCGATCATGCCTGGTATATCGCACGTTTTAAAGACTTACGAAGCCATCTCGCCGAGACTAAAAATCTCGCTAAATTCGCAGATCGACCTCGACGCGCTCCCGCAAAAAACGACCGACGCGGTGAGCTACGGCGTCATCAAGCCGATCCTGCTTCTCATAGAAAACATGGCAAACGGCTCGAAAATCTACTTCACGGGAGGCGACGGCGAATTTTTATCGCGATTTTTTGCCACTAGTATCTACGACCGCATGCTCGTATTTCGCGGGATGCAAAAACTAATCGAACAAAAAAAGGATATTTTATGCTAA
- a CDS encoding L-seryl-tRNA selenium transferase, giving the protein MRKFQAILTAALCIAVLGGCSTKRQYFEPTDVQNEKISENRLPASIATASLNGAVLKNGMAITKNGLLSPEIKLPKGATLLNSADGKFISSDLDGNLIVASGSNEILFQKKFNEAIVSAALEGDKLALLSAGNVIYLIDIATNDTLLEFESSSVYAQDSRVAAPFFMSSLVIFPTLDGKIMIVDKNQGRILRDVVVSSEQFFNNIISLNVVNDTMIAATGKRIVSINPEKTVYYNGEIKDIVINGEYVYILLKDGKIVLSDLNLQKIKDVEFKFAIFSSATVYNGSLYIMEKTGYLIKTDLALENAKIYELSDEVESQIFAGAKEFYYDDYSLELK; this is encoded by the coding sequence ATGAGAAAATTTCAAGCTATTTTAACGGCCGCGCTTTGCATCGCAGTACTTGGTGGATGCAGCACGAAAAGGCAGTATTTCGAGCCGACCGATGTACAAAATGAAAAAATTTCAGAAAATAGACTACCGGCTAGCATCGCGACGGCAAGCCTAAACGGAGCGGTGCTAAAAAACGGCATGGCGATAACCAAAAACGGCCTACTCTCGCCCGAGATAAAGCTACCAAAGGGCGCAACATTGCTAAATTCCGCCGACGGTAAATTTATTAGCTCCGATTTGGACGGAAATTTGATTGTCGCAAGCGGCTCGAACGAGATTTTATTTCAGAAAAAATTTAACGAAGCCATCGTTTCAGCAGCGCTTGAGGGTGACAAGCTAGCCCTTTTAAGCGCGGGTAACGTCATATACCTCATCGACATCGCGACAAACGATACTTTGCTCGAGTTTGAGAGCTCAAGCGTTTACGCGCAAGACTCCCGTGTCGCGGCGCCGTTTTTCATGAGCTCGCTCGTCATCTTCCCTACGCTTGACGGCAAGATCATGATAGTAGATAAAAACCAAGGCCGAATTTTACGCGACGTCGTCGTGAGCAGCGAACAGTTTTTTAACAACATTATATCTCTAAACGTCGTAAACGACACGATGATAGCTGCCACAGGCAAGCGTATCGTCTCGATAAATCCAGAAAAAACGGTTTACTATAACGGCGAGATAAAAGATATCGTCATAAACGGCGAATACGTATATATCCTACTAAAAGACGGCAAAATCGTGCTTAGCGACCTAAATTTACAAAAAATAAAAGATGTGGAATTTAAATTCGCCATCTTTTCAAGCGCTACCGTTTACAACGGCTCGCTTTATATAATGGAAAAAACAGGCTACCTCATCAAGACCGATTTAGCGCTTGAAAATGCCAAAATTTACGAGCTTTCAGACGAGGTCGAGAGCCAAATTTTTGCCGGCGCGAAAGAATTTTACTACGACGATTACAGCTTAGAGCTTAAATGA